A DNA window from Corvus hawaiiensis isolate bCorHaw1 chromosome 11, bCorHaw1.pri.cur, whole genome shotgun sequence contains the following coding sequences:
- the SEMA3B gene encoding semaphorin-3B isoform X2: MSRTLLLLLLLLRGLAAGRPPPAATPRLKLSFPELRARHGLRLFSLERSCCYEALLLDEERGRLFVGAKNHLLSLALDDISQRDRKIYWPAPVEWREECNWAGKDITAECMNFVKILHPYNRTHLYACGTGAFHPVCAFVEAGQHAEEPVFKLDSHHTEDGKGKSPYDPRHTAASVLVGEELYSGVATDLMGRDFTIFRSLGRRPSIRTEQHDSRWLNEPKFVAVFWVPESEDPDDDKIYFFFRETAVERQQGLGKTSFARIGQICRNDMGGQRSLVNKWTTFLKARLICAVPGPDGADTHFDELRDVFLLQTRDKRNPLVYAIFSTSSSVFQGSAVCVYTMADIRRAFLGPFAHKEGPNYQWVSYQGRVPYPRPGMCPSKTFGTFGSTKDFPDEVIQFARHHPLMYNPVLPHGQRPLFLQAAVPYTFTRIAVDRVTAADGHYDVLFIGTDVGTVLKVVSVPKESWHRMEPLLLEELQVFQDASPITSLQLSSKRHQLYAGSTTALAQLPLHRCSAYGKACAECCLARDPYCAWDGNTCTRYVPNTKRRFRRQDVRNGDPNVLCSEDPGRDSAPQKQLYGVEGSTVFLECIPKSLQARVLWTYQRTLNDPQREVQMDERVVRTERGVLLRSVQRADAGLYLCHATEHGFTQPLLRLSLEVIGAWQATGAAPAGDPQLAAGVPGRKVWYRDFLQLVERPPLGATDKVCQRLWSRGRPPPPPRTAAGPPGRGQGEEPRRARRRRTHEGPRAERGPRSASPW; the protein is encoded by the exons ATGAGCCGCacgctgctcctgctcctgctcctgctgcgcGGCCTCGCCGCCGGCCGCCCCCCACCCGCTGCCACCCCCCGCCTCAAGCTGTCCTTCCCCG AGCTGCGGGCTCGCCATGGGCTGCGCCTCTTCTCGCTGGAGCGCTCCTGCTGCTACGAGGCCCTGCTGCTGGACGAGGAGCGTGGCCGTCTCTTCGTGGGTGCCAAGAACCACCTCCTCTCTTTGGCCCTGGATGACATCAGCCAGCGGGACAGGAAG ATCTACTGGCCAGCTCCTGTGGAGTGGAGGGAAGAATGCAACTGGGCCGGCAAGGACATCACT GCTGAATGCATGAACTTTGTGAAGATCCTGCACCCCTACAACCGCACCCACCTGTACGCCTGTGGCACTGGTGCCTTCCACCCAGTCTGTGCCTTCGTCGAGGCTGGCCAGCATGCAGAa GAGCCTGTTTTCAAGCTGGACTCCCACCACACTGAGGATGGCAAGGGGAAGAGCCCGTATGACCCCCGGCATACAGCTGCCTCTGTCCTTGTGG GCGAGGAGCTCTACTCTGGGGTAGCCACCGATCTGATGGGCCGTGACTTTACCATCTTCCGCAGCCTGGGCCGGCGTCCCTCCATCCGCACGGAGCAGCATGACTCTCGCTGGCTCAATG AGCCCAAGTTCGTGGCCGTTTTTTGGGTGCCAGAGAGTGAGGACCCCGATGACGACAAGATCTACTTCTTCTTCCGTGAAACAGCGGTTGAacggcagcaggggctgggcaaaaccagcttcGCCCGCATCGGCCAAATCTGCCGG AACGACATGGGTGGGCAGCGTAGCCTGGTGAACAAGTGGACGACATTCCTGAAGGCTCGGCTCATCTGCGCCGTGCCAGGACCCGACGGGGCAGACACCCACTTTGATGAGCTCC GGGACgttttcctgctgcagacaAGAGACAAGCGAAACCCTCTGGTCTATGCCATCTTCTCCACCTCCAG CTCTGTTTTCCAAGGCTCAGCTGTCTGTGTCTACACCATGGCCGACATCCGCCGGGCTTTCCTGGGCCCCTTTGCACACAAGGAAGGGCCCAACTACCAGTGGGTGTCATACCAGGGGCGTGTGCCATACCCCCGCCCAGGCATG TGCCCCAGCAAAACCTTCGGCACCTTCGGCTCCACCAAGGACTTCCCAGACGAGGTGATCCAGTTTGCCCGTCACCACCCGCTGATGTACAACCCTGTCTTGCCCCATGGCCAACGCCCCCTCTTCCTGCAAGCCGCCGTGCCCTACACTTTCACCCGCATTGCTGTGGATCGTGTCACCGCTGCTGATGGCCACTACGATGTCCTCTTCATTGGCACAG atgTGGGCACAGTGCTGAAGGTGGTCTCAGTGCCCAAGGAGAGCTGGCACCGCATGGAGccgctgctgctggaggagctgcaggtctTCCAG GATGCCTCCCCCATCACCAGCCTGCAGCTTTCCTCCAAGCGG CATCAGCTCTACGCTGGCTCCACCACAGCGCTGGCCCAGCTGCCCCTGCACCGCTGCAGTGCCTACGGCAAAGCCTGTGCCGAGTGCTGCCTAGCCCGGGACCCGTATTGTGCCTGGGATGGCAACACCTGCACCCGCTATGTGCCCAACACCAAGAG GCGTTTCCGCCGGCAGGATGTCCGCAACGGTGACCCCAACGTGCTTTGCTCTGAAG ATCCCGGGCGAGACAGCGCGCCCCAGAAGCAGCTCTATGGGGTGGAGGGAAGCACTGTCTTCCTGGAGtgcatccccaaatccctgcaagCCCGCGTTCTCTGGACATACCAGCGCACCCTGAACGATCCCCAGCGAGAG GTGCAGATGGACGAGCGGGTGGTGCGGACGGAGCGGGGTGTCCTGCTGCGCAGCGTGCAGCGCGCCGACGCCGGCCTCTACCTCTGCCACGCCACCGAGCACGGCTTCACCCAGCCCCTGCTGCGGCTCTCTCTGGAGGTGATCGGCGCCTGGCAGGCCACGGGCGCGGCGCCTGCCGGAGACCCCCAGCTCGCCGCCGGGGTCCCCGGCCGCAAGGTCTGGTACCGGGACTTCCTCCAGCTGGTGGAGCGCCCACCGCTGGGAG